A region of the Styela clava chromosome 1, kaStyClav1.hap1.2, whole genome shotgun sequence genome:
attttttcacATTATGACCCACTCATATAATTGTGCGTAATTAAGAGAACTAACGTATTTTCTGCGTACGCGCAAAAGTTCTGAAAAAGGTGTGATTTGGTATTTTGAGTATAGTATGCAATTATATTTGTCGTTATTCTGTATTCTATGAATTATTCAATGCTAAAATGTGGActaaattgtgatgtaacatTAAGCTTGAAGAAGAACAACATCTCTTGAACAAAAGAACAAAGACCACAGAAGACGAACTCGACAAAGTCCAAGAAAAACTCAGATGTGCAAACGAAAGCTTGGAAACAGCTGACAAAAAAGCCGCAGACGTAAGTATctttttgagtatttttatatttgagcCTCTATCACTTTTCcctaaaaaatcatttcagtttAATGGTGACTGTTTTTCAATACGTAACCTAAATCTAATAAACATTTAACACATTCAACAGTTAATTGTAATAATTGACAAATGGAGCACCTTGAAAAACATGCGAAGATTCAGAAACAtgacatataatatatattgagaaccGGCACACATTTTTGTCCAATTCTAGATTGGCGAGTCCAGCTTTTGGAGCTCGAGTAATACGCATTATATGTATTTGGCTTCTAAATCTGAAAACTACATTGGCTAAGTGATACACGGATTGTAGGTTAAAGGTATTCTGTATTTTTAGGCAGAGCAAGATGTGGCATCTTTGAACCGAAGGATACAGCTTGTTGAGGAAGAATTGGACAGAGCACAAGAAAGATTGACCTTATCGCTTTCAAAATTGGAAGAAGCTGAAAAATCAGCAGATGAGAGTGAACGGTATGAACATggttcaaaatataaaatgtgcactgttttcaaaattaaCCTCTTCGGTATTTTTCATCACGTTTCAGCCTGTACACAATGGGTTACACCATTTTCATGAGTAACTGGTTGCGATAACAACcaatagtatattatatatcccctgttatttatgttttttactcatcaaatcgACTAAGCCATTGTTTAAATGCACAgataaatcaatatatatatagcgaggaaaattcaataaattgaaattaatatcTTAACTTATTTAGTGTACATTCTTTATTCTTGAAAAACAAGCATTATTATCGTAACACAGTGGTGACTttaaattaacaattttttcttgCTTAGTGGCCGAAAAGTCATTGAAAACAGATCATTGAAAGACGAAGAGAAGCTTGAACTTCAGGAAATTCAACTCCGTGAAGCAAAAAATATCGCAGAAGATGCTGACCGCAAATACGAGGAAGTTGCAAGAAAATTGGTGATGGTTGAAGCAGACCTGGAAAGAGCTGAAGAGCGCGCAGAGATCTCAGAAACGTAATTATCGGTCTTGTTGATTTTTTGTCTTTATTCAATCCAGTATTCCGAAGTATTATAGATcttaaaaattttattagtttttttcttGCTTTTGTCATGTCTACAGTTATTTGGGTTTGGTTTCGGTTATACAAATGTGGGATAGTTACTAGAGACTACATACTGTATATCCTAGCGCTTGACATATACATACCGTGATGGTTAGGATCGAGCGAAAAAATAGAGTTTCCCgttttattttgcagaaaatgcAACGAACTTGAAGAGGAGCTGAAAAATGTGACAAACAACCTTAAATCTTTGGAAGCTGCCGCCGAAAAAGTTTGTCTTTAATCCTGTATTATACGTTTCAAGAGCTTAAgcatatttgaaagtttaacCTTTGATTTTTCGATTTCACATTCACCCCTTTACATTAGATACTGATAATGAAAATACCCATAAGAACTATCAGGATTTGAAGGTTTTGTTgtctatgaatatatatattatacacgTCACATGGACGATAAGAAAATAGGCTTATCTAGTGGCTCTCACTAACACGAAGTTCATTCTTGTCaacataaaataattgaaagtaATTTCATACTTCGTCTGAActctatttttaatttaattatgcaGTACTCGCTGAAAGAAACAAAATATGAAGAGGACATCAAATCTCTCACTGACAAACTTAAGGACGTAAgtttttttcatgaaatatttgTACATTAGtatttataacaaaataatttttaggaATGTATAATGAAACATTCCTCGCTATTTGATAAACAGCCGTTTTGCAACCTTTTTTTGACGGGTTTGGTACATTTTTGTGGAgcctaatttatttattattatgactCACCAAACTTAGCAAAGTGTACTTTGTATTTACTTGTTAAATTCATAATAACGCtgataaaatatgttttaccGATGCAAAAACCCCTTTTTGAGGAGAGGGACCATTAGGCACCTTGCCTCAAAGTTCAACTTGAGAATTAGGATAACCCGGTATTATTCTGTATGTTTAAGCATTGGTGTGATAAACAACTTATTTTTTTTCGTTCAATGATTAGTCTGAAACGAGAGCCGAATTCGCAGAGAAGACCGTcataaaattagaaaagaatGTGGACGAACTCGAAGGTAAATTAAGTGTTAGCTTATATATACTATCATAAACTAGTTATTTGCCTCCATCGAGTGATTGGTGGTATATTATGATTTCACTGTCTTCGCTGTTAAAATGTCGCCACATATATTTAATCGTTGTTCCTCACGGTTGGGTTTGCTCCTTTAAATAGTCATAAACACATTGTGAATGTAAACCGGTGCATAACGACATGTTCAAATCAAAATCGCAGCATATGTTAATAGATGACTGGACTTTAAAACTAGATAGACTACCTTGTTCATCACGCatgttcatttcaaatatttgacgTTCGCGCTACAAATATTCTCTTACCGAGTCAACAAGGTTTTCTCTACAAAATGACGTCACGATGCAGCTGTTTTCTGTCACCGTCGAGTTATGCCGTTCGATGTGCTCCGAGCGCAAGCTTACGAAATAACCAAGTCATGAGTAAAAGTAGTTCCAGATCAACGGAGCTACATATTTTGTTTCTCGAACCATATATGTACACGCGTATTAGCAAAAGAACACATTTTTCTTTTCATAAATTGGAAAGAATAAGCGTCCCGataaaatgatgatttgaaaatatgaatactACTGTATAAAAGTGGAACTATATCGAATGATTAATAAAGGCATTTACGGATTCGttctaaatattaatataagC
Encoded here:
- the LOC120343985 gene encoding uncharacterized protein LOC120343985; the protein is MDAIKKKMQMLKLDKENAIDRAEQAEVDKKAAEDKVSGLEEEQHLLNKRTKTTEDELDKVQEKLRCANESLETADKKAADAEQDVASLNRRIQLVEEELDRAQERLTLSLSKLEEAEKSADESERGRKVIENRSLKDEEKLELQEIQLREAKNIAEDADRKYEEVARKLVMVEADLERAEERAEISETKCNELEEELKNVTNNLKSLEAAAEKYSLKETKYEEDIKSLTDKLKDSETRAEFAEKTVIKLEKNVDELEDNLYLEKMKIKQVSEEMDHTLQGIGDF